The genomic window GAGCAGAATGGAAAAATACTAGCAGTGGCCTCATGCCTTATCTCCTAAGATAGTCTTATACAAAGCACTTCAGGAGGAAGCAAGAAATGACAGACATGCCTTTTCTCTGAGACATGGGCTGCAGAACTCAAGAGAAGTTAATTTTTGGCAAAAAGAAACTTAAGTAGACAAGCAAAACTCAAGGCAAGAGAGTGACTATCACACAGGTagtcaaagatgttttataaCAGAGGTGCTGTCCCCCACAGGTAAACAACTGCTAATTGTCAGGGATGCGATTTCAACTCAGGCATCTCTGGACTCCACaccataatttcttctttttttttttatagtattttccccccaattacatgtcaagacaatttttaacattcgtttttacaagatttttgagttccaaatttttctcccttgctccctcccctcttccaaaaaaaGTTGggaatttgatatagattatacatatgctatcatgtaaaacatatttttgtattagtcacagttgtgaaggaagaagcagatcaaaaggaaataaactacaaaaaagaatcaagtgaaaaaaaaacatgttttcatctgcattcagagtccatcagttctttgtctagatgtggatagcattttccctcatgagtcctttgtacttgtcttggatcactgcattgttGAGAAAAGATGTCATTCATTgatgatcatcatacaatgttgctgatactatgtacaatgtttttctggttctgttcgtttaattttgcatcagtttgtacatctttccaggtttttctgaaatctgcctgttcattagTTTAATTCCTTCTTAAAAACTTCTGTCCCATTCCACTGTCATCAAAATGTTTAATTCAAAACTATTCCTAATCCAATATTCTATTTCTATTCCAAAGAACAGTCACTACTGGTTCAAAATCAGCTTCAGAGATCACGAAAAGGGTGTAAGGATCTATGTTTGGCCCTGCACTGTTCAAtaattttatcaatgatttggatgaCATCTTACTATCTAACCCAGGGTTAAATCCCTAAGCCTCCCTATGCCTTCAATtctctcatgtgtaaaataagagaaattgtactagaccagaggtggggaacctgcagcctcaaggccacgtgtgaccctctaagtcctcaagtatgtatggccctttgaccgaatccaaacttcacagaacaaatctccttaataaaaagatttgttctataaaacttggactcagtcaaaaggccgcacctgaggatttagaaggccacaggttccccacctctgaactagatgatctgtaAAGTTACTTCCAGCTCTgtcaaatttctatttttaaaattattattataaatcaaAATAGCACTTTttaaagagataaagaatatATACTCCTGTTTGGAACCCAAACCTGGACTGAACCATCCTTACTGCTGAGTGCAAACTCATTTAGCCTACTGTATCTGCTTAGCTCCACTCCAGCAACTATGTATGTTTCATATTCCTTCTAACCATCTATTCCCCTACCTTAGCCATCTTCTTGTCATCTACTTTGGtgctatttttccatttaaaatatagaaaattcaaataattaCTTTAgaaattataagcaaattagaagagtaaaAAATAGTTTATCTGCcagatctatagagaagggaagaatttatgaccaaacaagagatagagaacattatgaaatacaaaatgggtaattttgattatcttaaattaaaacatttttgcacaaagccaatgcaatcaagattagaaggaaaacaataagctggcaaacaatttttacaacaagaatccaagtcattcctcaactgataaatagtcaaaagatatgaacaggcagatgTTCAGTgttcaacagatgaagaaattaaagctatgtatagttacatgaaaaaatgttctaaatcactgttgattagagaaatgaaaattaaaactctgaggtactacctcatacctatcagactggctaatacgacaggaaaggaaaataataaacattGGAGATGTGGGGAGCCTTGGAATACCAATGGatagtggagttgtaaactgatccaaccattctggagagcaatttggaactatgcccaaagggcaaccaaattgtgcatatgctttgatccagcaataccactacaaaatctgtatcccaaagacatcataaaaatgggaaaatggcccacatgtacaaaaatgtttatagcagctctttttgtggtggcacagacctggcccatcaattggggaatggctgaataagttgtgatttattctgaatataatggaatactattgtgctataagaaatgatgaacagtcagatttcagaaaaacttgtaaagacttacatgaattgatcatatgaagtgaggagaaccaagaaaacattgtatacacaGTAACATCAGAATTCTATGATGAtcaatagacttagctcttctcagcaatacaatgatccaagacagttccaaaacactcgtgatggaaaatgctatccctatccagagaaagaactgtggaatctgaatgcagatcaaagcatgctattttcacccttttttgttttttctttctcatggtttttcccttttgttctgattcttcttttacaatatgactaatgtgaaaatatgtttaatatgattgtatgagtataacctatatcagactgcttgcagccttggggaggggggaggaaagggagagagggagaaaaaattggagctcaaaatctaatgaaagtgaatgttgaaaactaaaaaaaagttcaaagaaagacttaaaaaaaccttttactcattttgaaaaatatgtatttacatttattttttaaaattcagttctaTTTAGATTGCTACTGTTGATGTAAATAATAGAGAACAAAATACGCATATTAAGCAGTAGCTGCTCAATGCATAATTTAATTcagggctaaaaaaaaaaaaattgatgttaaaaaaaaaaaaccaaaaaccttagCTTTGAAAACTCCTGAATATAGAAATCAGTCAATAAAAGTGTCATTAGTTTCCTAACTCAAGAATAGGcttgcttttaaaattaatttattttaaaaatacaccatttaacaagttttaaaaaattaatggtaTTCAGACCTTTCTTTTGAATTCAGAAGTGTTTCATTTTATGACATTTCAAGTTCTATCTAGATTAAAGCTTTCTCTGTACTTCAAAAAGCTTATTTATAAATCAGTCTATTTCTGCATAAAGGCTGTAATATATAGTAGAAATAGTATATTTTAACAACTATGCTTTTTCTTACTTTTGTAAGAATCATTACTGTGAACTCTCACACGTTTCTGCACAGAAGAAGCTATTTTCATGTTATCCTTCTTTGCAAGAGTCCTTTCAGTAGCTCCAGGTTTCCAAAGTAACAGTTGTGCATCTTCTCCACCAGTTAGTAAAGAATCATCCTGTGTACTCCAATAGAAGGAACGAACTGTGGCAGAATGCCCTCCCTCAAGGCTTCTCATGTATGTCAATCCTGAAGAGTCACAGTTTACTAAGTAAATAGTTCCTGTATTTGTACCTCCAACAACCAACAGTTGGTCTGTTTTTTCACAGTATAAGCCACCAATCAAATAATCGAGATTCCCATTTTCCACATTAATTACTTCTCGGACATCCTGGATATTCAAACATGTAACTGGTTGATCATTATCTAAATTGGCAAGATCCCACCAACAAAATCCTTCATCATGTGTCATACAGTAAATCTGTTTATATTCCTTCCCAGACCAACCAACAAAACTTACTGATGAACCAGAGTTACAAGTAGCAATCAGGGCATCTTCTTCATTGTCAATGCTTATGTCAAAAACATTCACAAGTCCATCAGTTGATCCCGAAACTATCATGTTAGGGTTGTCAGGATGAAAACATACCTGGGTTATATCATCACTGTGTGTCTCTGAATAAACACCTAATGGGTCTTTTACAGGGTGTGTATTTTGAGAACTAATTCTTGCATCCCAGAATACCATCAAAGTATCATCACCAACTTTTTCAGTGCCAGCACAAATTATATGATCATTACAATTAATATCAAAACTGATGAAAACATTGGAAGGATAACCTTTGAATACCTGTACTGGTGTTTTGCCAGATAAGCGTATATCCCAACATTTTACAGTGCCATCTGTGCATGCTGAAAATACATGGGAATAGGAATGTGCAAATTTGACTCCTTTAAGGAGTCCAGGCTGTCCACTAAACTCCCTTAACAAACTTAATGTCTCTTTATTATATAGTCTAATTGATCCATTGGAACATGAAACAGCAACTATACATCCATTTTCTTCCTGTACATTTTTTGAAGTGTCTATGTCAAGGAGGTAAGTAGGCTCTTTAGTCACTGCAGAACGTCTAGCGATAGAcaaattttcaaaatgttcttcaATCTTCTCCATACCTATTCAAAGGCAGCTAAAATCTGTAACAAGAACCAAAATGTAAGTTAAACTCAAAGCTCCTCCAAAAATTACAATCAAAACAAAGGAAGCTGGGTTTTTCCCCTGTTCCTGTAATAAGTTACACTAAATCTAAAATCAACCGCCATTCCACCATGATGAATATAATCATAAACATTTTAACTAACCAATAAGAGAAGAGATTTCCCAATGGTTTATGAAGTACAAGTAAGCAGAAGTAAAAAACTTCACACTGGCTACATCCTATGTGTATTTTGCCCATATTTATTACctcttctgtgtctttccataGTATTCCAGCAGAGGTAGGGAAACAGAATAAAGTAATTATTTCAGTTTGGTGCACCCCTCTTATCCTTCCCCTTTCAATAAGAAACATTAAATTCTAGCTCAATTCTGGCCATTACTTACTTGGTTCCCATTACATTTTGGCTGTATTCAAAGGTCTGGTCATGACCCCTATGGATCTAATCTGCCTTATACAAGTTTTCAGAAGATAATGAGGGGCAAAGGAAGGCTCAGTATTAAAGTAGATAGAGCaggggacctggagtcaggaaggcctgattttaaaatctagcctcagaaatcAAGTGAAAAGCACTTATTTTCACCTAATAATTCTGGTTTAAAGAGAAAGTGTGGAATAGTGCAATCATCCAGCCTTGacaatcctgcttctgacacatactgggtgGGGCATCTCTAGTCAGTGTCCTGGTCAACTCTTATTTAAGACTAAACTGTATAGAAAGTACCACtgatatacacatgtaaatacatTTACCCCagcctttaatttattttaaacttgttAATACTTTGCTACAGTCACTGCTGCCTCTCTAATAATCAGCAATGATAGTCCTCATCTAGGCAGGCAGTCTTACGTGCAGCTaacaattattatcatcatcggcaaaaattatttcaatatataaaaGATTATATATGAACCCATGAACTTTGgttatgtacattttttaaagtatatatcaAATTTAACAAAGCAGGAACAAAATTTCCTGTGTCCCTCTTCTGACTTTTCCCACAAACTTTTTTGGAACATACAGTCCATCCTCAGCACTCACATGTTTAATTTCCACAACTTCAAACACCtgcatgatttcatcagtaaCCTCATTTTTACTTTTGTGTTGGCAACTGCTCATATTCATAGCTATTTGAAGTAGAGAAAAATAAGAGGCACAATGACTGCAAGTTTGTGGAGCAGCTGGTGTCCTACTAGGTGTTTCACTGGTCCTGTTCACCTCCAGGGCATTCtttgcatattttcattgtttgcctttaaaattTCAAGTTGTGTGTTGCAATTATACCCctaaagtccagtgcaagtcttTTGGGCTCTAAGGTGACACTGAGAACTCATTAGTCTTGGAATCTTCCAACAGCAGTTACTAAAGTCCAGCAACCTCTCCCTCAGTTTTCAGAGGACAACTAAGGTAGAGAGAGGTTTACGGCAGTAGAATATACCATTAAAACACCCTCACACCACCATCCAACACAATGGAAGATAAGATTCGAGTTTAGTTTTAAGAATCTTATTTGTTATGTAGCACTTATGGTACAGTAGATTTCATGGGTCATGAAAAGTTAATATTGTCCGAAGTCAATGTTTTGGGCGTTTTTGAGATGTTAGCACAAAAACTCAATTCTAGGGAATTAGTTTTGCACtttactaattttattttgtgtactgcatTTTATGGGTTTTTCATCATTACTTTATTAGGAAATGCCCATTATCAGAATATGAAGAATATATccagaaaagtatattttcagccatctctagtgaaagattatagtgtgttgttggtttttttctgaTGGTCACAGGAACCTAACATTCAATGTGTCAACATTTGCAAGTTTTACTTTCACACCTTTTTCTAGCAATGTTACCCCCATGCAGGTTGAGGATTGATTGGAACTACAGACTGCAATACCACTGCACAGAGGAATGCCTCCCTCGCCCGtattttttgggtttgttttttttttaactcagttcAAAATGTACCAACTGAGGAAAATacaattttagaactggaaagaggcTTTGAGATTATCTAATTTaggaatggggaacctgaggcctcaagaccatatgtggccctctaggtcctcaagggtggccttCTCACcgaattcaaatttcacagaacaaattcccttaagaaAAGGGAGTGAAGTGTGAATTCGGTCAAAGGGCCTCCCTTGAGGACTCAGAGGGCTGCAGGTCCCTCACCCCAGATCTAGCCCAATGGAGGCACAGAGGGGCTGAGGTTACACAGGCAGTAAATGACAGATTCTGGACTAAATCCTGAAATAAGAGACGCTCAGCCAGACAATTAGAGCAACTCAAAAAGTGCGTTAAGGAGATCACAGTCAGAACGCAGAAGGTCTTAAAGCTCCTCAGCAGAACAGGGAGATTGAGGAAAAAAGGACTTATTTTTGcctaataaataattttgatattaAGAGGTACAGACCAGTAGGATAGTGCCTGCACTTCTAGTCTAGTGTTCTTTCAGCGTAACTGTGTGGCTTGTCTTAAAACCCTCTCCACACACTGCAATTGGAACCAAGAGCCTCTGACATCCTACAGCATCCACTGATTAATGCCATCATCAGATACTATCTTGTGAAACTTCGTACCGAAATGCTACCTTTTTATTGTTATAGAACTGTGTATCTTTTATCACCCTaattagattatgagcttctcAACAggaggaattttgaaaatttcTCTGGGTTTCCAATAAGGTCTATTAAAACatgcatgtagtaagtgcttataAAATAAAGTTCCTTTGGAGGAGTACACCATATCACTTGAGCACTGCAATATTATAACTAAATGATATGAAATACATTCTTGATTCACTGACTTCATAAATCTTTAAATGGGGGGGGAGGTGTTTGGCAAGgcaacaggggttaagtgactggcccaggagtaagtgtcaagtgtctgaggctggacctgacctcagttcttcctgactacagggccCATGCTGTATCtcctatgccacttagctgccccttaaATCTTTAAGGATTTTCAAAAAATAGCCTAAAGAttcacaaatttcttttttcttctcatgaaATCAGATGTCTCTGTCTGGCAACAACTCTGGTTTTAAACAGCAATGAATAGTATTTGTATGTGGTACTGAAGTATCCATAAAGAAGCACTGTGTCCCAATGAGAAGCCAGTGGAATTTTGTTCCAAGCCCAAATGGAAGTAatcatgaggaaaagaaaaagaagttaaacCTCCTGAAAAGCCCAAGACAAAACAAGGAAGTATAAGTAGGGATTCAATTATATTAGGAAGGCAATGGCGtttaacagaaaaacaaaaaacaatgtaTGAACAATCAGGAGATTCCGAGTCCCCACATCTCACAGGGTGATGTTGGGTAACATTCTGTATTTCTATTATTCTCTTTAAAAGTTAGTTATGAATTTGGTTTTCAAAtgtgaaaaattaattttgactTTCAACAAGTAGCCATAACAGGTTTGTCATTACTCCTTCTAAGTCTCTTTCAGTTATCTCTGCATTCATTCCATTTTTGTATATACAGTTTTAACTTAGACAACTGTAGCCAAGGTAGTCTCTCTGGGGCATATGTCTAGCAGCGGTATTGCTAAACCAAAGGCTAGCAGGGTTTAGTGACTTTGTGGGGTTTACTTCAAAATTGCTCTAGAGTTCTACCATGTTTCTCaaagtgatcagggaaaaaggaaaagatcatataTAGTgtaagatatttatagcagctctctgtggtgacaaggaagtggaaattgaaaggacacctattaattggggaatggctaaaccagttacagtatatgattgtgatggaatattactgtgctgtaagaaatgatgagctgcttgattttagaaaaacaagaaagacttgcaagaaataatgaaaagttaaatgaagataGTCAAGAGAAcagcatatataacatatatatatatacatgaaaaacAGCAATAGTGTTTAAAGAATAATTCTGAATGACCAAGTTATTTTGATTATAAGTACTCAAGCCAACTACAAAAGATCTATGAAGCTGCTAGCCCCCTCCAGAGAAATAAGTGATAAAAAGAACTATGCACagaatgattttatatacatttataaatctgtgtcaaatgATGGCCTTCTCTAGTAtggcttggggagggagggaaacactttggaacttaaaatgtaacaaaaaaaaaattaaaattaatttaaaagattcTACCAACATGTGTATGGTATGTTTGTCCTTGAATAGCCTCTTCAAGAATTaccatttttcacttttgtcaCTTCTGCCAATCTGATGAGATAGAATTTCAGAGGTTacttaatttgcttttctctaattattagtaatatatGTGTTTATTGATAGCTTGCCTATTTCTTtggggaaatggctcttatttttatatttttatcaccTATACATCTTCGTATATCACACCTTAAGATCAGATAATTTTCCTATAAACATTTTCCCCCAAGTCTCCTTTCTAATTCTAGTTGTAGTGATTTTGTTTatgaaaaagtttttcaatttatgttatcaaaattgtccattttacctcctACAATCATTTCTATCAAATATGTGGCTAAGAACTGTTTCCTAATTCATAGTTGAAAAAGTTATCTCCTATTCTAATTTGTTTACATGACCTTTTATTGAAAACTCTAGGTAagaggttcttaacattttttgtgtcatACTCTTACAGCTAGTAAATTCTTCCAACAACACCTCATaacaatttgttttttgtttgtttttgttgttgctctgCGAGGCAATCAGGGgtttaatgacttacccaggatcacacagctagtaagtgtcaatgTCTGCGaaaacatttgaactcaggtcttccggactccagggcCACTGCTCAATAAATCGTTTTTAAAGACATTGCCAGGCAGCCAAAAAGCTTTTTTAAGAacttatatgccaggcactgtgctaggatctggggatacaaggaaagcaTAAAGGCAGATCCTGCTCTCAAACAGTAcagtctaatgtgggagacaacatacaagcaACTATGGACAAATAAGCTACAGAATGAAGTCATCAGACgtcagagggagaagaggat from Notamacropus eugenii isolate mMacEug1 chromosome 1, mMacEug1.pri_v2, whole genome shotgun sequence includes these protein-coding regions:
- the WDR89 gene encoding WD repeat-containing protein 89 is translated as MEKIEEHFENLSIARRSAVTKEPTYLLDIDTSKNVQEENGCIVAVSCSNGSIRLYNKETLSLLREFSGQPGLLKGVKFAHSYSHVFSACTDGTVKCWDIRLSGKTPVQVFKGYPSNVFISFDINCNDHIICAGTEKVGDDTLMVFWDARISSQNTHPVKDPLGVYSETHSDDITQVCFHPDNPNMIVSGSTDGLVNVFDISIDNEEDALIATCNSGSSVSFVGWSGKEYKQIYCMTHDEGFCWWDLANLDNDQPVTCLNIQDVREVINVENGNLDYLIGGLYCEKTDQLLVVGGTNTGTIYLVNCDSSGLTYMRSLEGGHSATVRSFYWSTQDDSLLTGGEDAQLLLWKPGATERTLAKKDNMKIASSVQKRVRVHSNDSYKSKKKHSC